One region of Pagrus major chromosome 5, Pma_NU_1.0 genomic DNA includes:
- the cyp1d1 gene encoding cytochrome P450 1D1 — translation MRLTFETLPIKENPCASLSGVTVALCLLTLLLMALRGRKSHHHYSQLDHTKYPPPPGPTPWPLVGNLLQMGDQIHLSLTHLRLQYGDVFKMRLGSLTVVVLSGYSTIRQALVRQGEAFAGRPDLFTFSAVANGTSMTFSEKYGPAWMLHKKLCKNALRSFSQAEPRGSGATCLLEEHVCAEAAEMVEVIREQAAAKGDMTGVDPVMPLVTSVANVVCALCFGKRYDYNDKEFLTIVHINNEVLRIFAAGNLADFFPVFRYVPSPSLRKMVQHIRRMNGFMERSIEEHINTFDKNCIRDITDALIALCEDRDENKDMSMLTNSQIIHSVIDIFGAGFDTIIAGLQWSLLYLIKFPDIQDRIHQEIDDHIGTARLPRFSDKPKMPFTEAFIYEVFRHASYVPFTIPHCTTRNITLNGYFIPKDTCVFINQYQVNHDIDLWGDPDTFRPERFLGLSGLLNKELTEKVLIFGMGKRRCLGDGFARLEMFVFLTTLLHRLRIENVPGQELDLSTDFGLTMKPRPYRITVSSRF, via the exons ATGAGACTGACATTTGAGACTCTGCCCATCAAGGAGAACCCTTGTGCTTCTCTGTCTGGTGTCACAGTTGCTCTGTGTCTTCTCACCCTCCTGCTGATGGCCCTCAGGGGCCGAAAGAGCCATCACCACTACTCCCAACTGGACCACACAAAATATCCCCCTCCTCCTGGCCCCACGCCGTGGCCCCTTGTCGGCAATCTGCTCCAGATGGGGGACCAGATTCATCTTTCTCTGACCCACTTGAGGCTGCAGTATGGTGATGTTTTCAAG ATGCGTCTGGGCTCTTTGACTGTTGTCGTCCTGAGTGGATACTCCACCATCAGACAGGCACTAGTTCGGCAGGGAGAAGCTTTCGCTGGCCGACCTGACCTGTTCACCTTTTCTGCCGTAGCCAACGGAACCAGTATGACCTTCAGTGAGAAGTATGGACCGGCCTGGATGCTCCATAAGAAGCTGTGTAAGAATGCCCTCAGGTCTTTCTCCCAGGCTGAGCCCAGAGGATCTGGTGCCACCTGCCTGCTGGAGGAGCACGTCTGCGCTGAGGCAGCTGAGATGGTGGAGGTTATTCGGGAACAGGCCGCTGCTAAAGGAGATATGACAGGTGTAGATCCGGTGATGCCCCTGGTAACCTCAGTGGCAAATGTGGTTTGTGCCCTCTGTTTTGGGAAACGATACGACTACAATGACAAGGAGTTCCTCACGATTGTTCACATCAACAATGAGGTCCTGAGGATCTTTGCGGCAGGAAACCTGGCCGATTTTTTCCCCGTGTTCCGCTACGTTCCGAGTCCGTCTCTGAGGAAGATGGTTCAGCACATCCGCAGGATGAATGGATTCATGGAGCGGAGCATTGAGGAGCACATCAACACCTTTGATAAG aACTGTATCCGTGACATCACAGACGCTCTGATTGCACTTTGTGAGGACAGAGATGAAAATAAGGACATGTCCATGCTCACCAACTCTCAGATCATTCACAGTGTCATTGACATCTTTGGAGCAG GATTTGACACCATCATTGCTGGTTTACAGTGGAGCCTGTTGTACCTGATCAAGTTTCCTGACATCCAGGACAGAATACACCAGGAGATAG ACGACCACATTGGCACAGCCAGACTGCCCAGGTTCTCAGATAAGCCCAAGATGCCTTTCACAGAGGCATTCATATATGAAGTGTTTCGTCATGCTTCATATGTCCCTTTCACCATTCCTCACTG TACCACGAGAAACATCACCCTGAATGGATATTTTATTCCCAAAGATACATGTGTGTTCATTAACCAGTATCAGGTTAATCATGATAT tGATCTTTGGGGCGACCCAGACACATTTCGCCCTGAACGCTTCCTGGGATTGTCAGGCCTCCTCAACAAGGAGCTGACGGAGAAGGTTCTCATCTTCGGCATGGGGAAGAGACGCTGTCTTGGCGATGGATTCGCACGTTTGGAGATGTTTGTCTTCCTCACCACGCTGCTCCACAGGCTGCGGATTGAAAATGTTCCGGGGCAGGAGTTGGATCTCAGCACCGACTTCGGTCTGACTATGAAACCACGTCCATACAGGATTACCGTCTCCTCAAGGTTTTAG